In Mycolicibacterium lutetiense, the sequence GGCCGTCGTCGCCTTCCTGATCGGCGACGATTCCACCTATCTCACCGGGCAAACCCTGCTCGTCGACGGCGGGGCCGGTTCCTTCCGCTAGTTGCCGAACCCGGCCAATTCGTGGGGTCACCCTTGTAGCTTCGGAATTGGAGACCGAAAGCACGCGCGAACAAGGAGGAAGACCAATGACGATTCGTTCAGGAAGTGCGTTCTCCCGACGCACGTTCATCCGCGGCGCCGCGGTCACGGTGCCCATCATCGGAGCCGCGATCGCTGCGCCCGTTGCCCTGGCGGCACCGCAGGAGTGCGGTGATCCAGCCGGCAAGGTCGGCAATTGCGCCGCTCAACTGCCGCAGGAATTCACCTCGACCAGCTTCAGCACGACTGCCATCGCCGGCGGCACGAACTACTCAATTCTGTTCAGCACGAACATCAGACGCGGTCCGCTCATCCCGTCGGGCACCACCGGCTATCGCATCAGAAGTGTCAGTGTGTCCGGCACCAAGCTCGACGGGGCGCCGTTCTATCTGACGCCGGGGATCGGTGAGGTCGGCCCACGGTTGCTCAATGCCCTCTCCGGATCATCGCTGGGCTTCGCCCTCGACGTGCCGTGGGACGCGAACCAGCTGGTGCGTTCGTTCCTTTACACCTACGACGTCGAATTCCTCACCGGGCTGACCGTCAACCAGACCTGCCGCTACACGACGACGATGACGCTCGCCGACAACGGGATGACGCTCGGCGGCGTCGGGTCGGTCACCTTCTCCACGCCGACGCTCGCCGAATGCGAAGGGGCTCCACCGCCCCAGTAGGTCGCCGGTCGGTTAGCCGTGTGCCTTACGGACCAGGTCGATGGCGTACTGGTTGACGAAGGTTCCTGCGGATGCCTCGCCGGTGCCACACGCGCCGTCGGACTCACCGGGACGCTTCACCCACAGGAAGGCGTCGACGTTTCCGTTTCCGGTCGCCGTGGTCGGCGCCGCACCGAGGGCCCGGCCACTCGGGTTGCACCAGTACATCTCACCTTCGGCCGGTCCGGCACCGTTGCGCGACGTGTCGATGACGTAGGGCTTGCCACCCGTCATGCCCGAAATCGCGTCGCCATAACCGATTTCCTCTTCGGTGGTGAAGAAGTTGGCGGTGTTGAGGCTGAAACCGCGTGCCTTGGCGACGCCGACCCGGTTGAGCCGGTTGGCCATCTCGTCGGCCGCCGTCCACCGGGAGTGCCCCGCATCGACGTACACCGCGGTGCCCGGATTGCGGGTCAGGGTGTCGACGGCGTAGCTCATCAGGTTGTAGCGTTCCTCGCGCTGATCAGCCGACAGGCAGTCGGCCATGGCGAGTGCGTCGGGTTCGAGGATGACCGCGGCCGGCCCACCGCCGATGGCGGCGGCGACCCCGTCGATCCAGCCCTTGTAGGCACCGGCCGACCCGAATCCACCCGCGGCGTAGCTGCCGCAGTCGCGGTGCGGGATGCCGTACAGCGCCAGGATCGGCATGGTGCCGGCGGCCTGCGCCGTGGCGATGTACTTGGCGTCCACCGAGGGGCTGGAGATGTGGTCCATCCAGTAGGCGGTGGGGGTGTTGGCGATCGCCTGGAGTTCGGGGCTCGGGTCGCTTTTCGCGGCACGCATGGACTTCGACGAGGGGTTGACGTAGAACGAATGGCCCTCGAGCGGGTTCCCGTCGCTGGCCAGACGCACCGTCGGCGCGGGAGCGGTAGCAAGGCCCGCGGCGACCACCGAGGCGACTGTCAGGAAGGGAGCGATCGACCGCGCGACTGCGCAGGCAGCTGAGGACATCACCTCAGGGAACGTAATGGTGCGACGCCGGAAGCGCCAGTCGCTCGGTGTAGAACCGCATGCGTTCGCGCAACTCGGCGGGGTCGATGCCGAACTCGGCGGGCTCGTACCGGTGCTTCCCCTTGCCGTCGCGCGGCTGGGCGCGGTGATGCTCTGCGAGCATTCCGGCGATGTCCGGCGGTTCCATCTGCGCCGCGGCATAGATGCGCTGCACCGTCGCCTCGGGGTCGGCCACCAGGTCGCGGTACTGGACGTCGTGCCAGGTCACGGCCGACGCCGTGGCCCGAGCGTCGAGGGCGCGCCGCAGCCACAGCTCGGTCTGTTCGGTTTGGAACCGGCCCACGTCCACCCCGTCGACGTGGTCACTGTAGGTGGACCGGTACGTCGCGAACAGGCTCGCGCCGGAGGTGACGGTCTCCACGATGTCGCGGTGCAACTGCACGATGCACGCGCCCGGATACGTCGCGATGACGTGGCTGAGCTCAGCGGTGTGTGCCGGTGCTTTCACGACCCAGCGTCGACCATCCCTCGCGTCGAGAATCTGCAGCATCCGCCGATGCTGCGCATACTCGGGCGCCAGATCCTGTCCGGCGAGCCAGGACGCGTAGCTGTCCAGTCGGGTGGTGGCGGCGAAGCCCCAGTTGCGCAGGGTGGTGCCCATCCCGAGCACACACTCCTCGGGCAGGTGCGGCCCGGAATCATGCACGGCCGCCATCGCCGGGTTGAGAACGTGCAGCATGTACTGACCCGCAGCGGCCGCCTCAAGACGACGGTCGCGTTCCTCGCTGTCGAGGTCGCCGGGTAGCCGCCATGGCGCACCGAGTTCGGCGGGCAGCGGTGCCCGCAATCGGGGATCGCGGTCGAGGAGCCGAAACAGGAAGGTCGTCCCGGTGCGCCAGCCGCCGGTGATGATGATCGGCGGCAGCACCGGCCGGTTCTCGGTCTCGGGGTGTTCCTGCAGATACCGCGTCATCATGGCCCGGGCCGCCAGCCGACCTGCCGCTGTTCGTTGGGCTGTCAACGCGCCGAGGGCGTTGAGCCGACCGTCCGCCTCGGCCGATGCCAGGTACTGCGCCAAGCCCGGACGCCACTCGTCGGGGTCGCCCAGAATGGCGGCACCGGCGCCGCGGGTGCCGCGGCCGATGACGATGTCGATGGCGTCGGCACCGAGTTGGTAGCGGTCCGGACGGGCGGTCCGGTCCTGCTCGGCCGCCGCGTAGGCCTTGAGCGCTTCCGGTGTGCGGAGGGGTGCCACCCAGCCGGTCACGAGTGCTCAGCCAGGCCAGTGAGGCGGACGACGCGTGTCGTGGGCAGTGAGGGCTGCTGTTCGGGTTGCAGGAATCGCATGACGATGATGCCGAAGGAGCGGCCCTCGCTGTCGATCCAGTCTCCGGCGGCCGGACCCGGATCGGTGGCCGAGACCACGAATCGGTAGCGTCCGCCGTCGAGCGTCGCGGTGGCACCGGTGTAGGCGACCCGCCGATGCCGGTAGTCGAGTGAGTTCAGAAACCTGCTGTACGCCAAGATGTTCCAGTACCGGCATGCCGCCAGCTCACCGTCGATGAGTAGTGCTTCGTCGCGGCCCAATTGCCAGCCGCCGCGCAGATAGTGGATAGCCGGTTCGGTGTACACCGCTCCACCGGTCATCTCGGTCCAATGGCGCATCTGGTTCGGTTCACCGCGATCAGCCGCCTCGGCAGCAGCCCAGATCCGAGGCAGGTGCGTGATCACCGTCGACGCCTTGGCCAGCTGCTTGCCGAATCGTGCCGGATCGATCGGTGCCGGGGCCACAGGCGGATCCACCGGTTCGATGACACACCGTCCGATCCGATCGGTCTGCGCGTCATCGTGGAAGTGCCGTACCCAGATCACCGTGGCGCGATCGGGCAGTTCCAGCCAATCGCTCGCCTGATGGTCTCCGCCCACGGCCACCTGGTAATCGCCGTTGGCGTCGAACGTGATGGCATCGCTGTCGATCCGGGAGTTGGCCTGGGCCGCGGCACCGCCGGCGTAGACGGTGATCGAAACGTACGACGCGTCACCGCGGTTACCGCGGATCCGGTATCGGCCGTCCGGGCGGACATCAGCGACCCAGTACTGGAAGTCGGGGTTGTCCATCATGAATTTCTGACGCCAGCCGTTGAACGCGACGAACTCAGGTTTGTCCCGATCGACTTCCAAACGGCCCAGCTGATTCGACACGGCCCGCAGCAGCGCGCGGAACCCGTCGGCACGTTCGGATTCCGGTAGTTCCGCGGTATCGACCGCGAGTTGTTCACCGGCCGTGCGCAATCCGTCGACGAATGCAGCCCAGGCCGCGACTTCGGCGCGAGGTTCGCCTGCACTGGGTGCGGCCACGGGCATCCTTCCCCAATCCGGAGGCGGATGCTTCCAGAATTGGATCGTGCTCGTTATGCTCACGGAATGTCAAGGCCGTCTGCCGAATCCTCTTGGTAGAGCCCATCGCCGACCTGAGCCTGCGTCATATTGTCCGCGGCACCGTCGGTGCGATGAGTGGCCTCACGGCCCCGACCGACGGTTCGGACACCGCTGCGACGGCGCGGGTCAAGATGCAGTACGCCACCGTTTTCGGCGCCATCATCTCGCTGTTCATCGAATGGACCGAAGGCAACCTCGGCTCCGACCGCGAGGCATTCGTCGACCACGTGAGCACCATGCTGTTGTCGTCGCCGTTGTTCGACAACGGCGTTCAGGTAGTGCCATCGACCGGCCAGCCCGCCAGAACTCCGCGATCGAACAGGCTGCTGAACGGCTCTTCGTGGACGAGCTTTCTGATGTCCTCGTTGAAGTAGGGCTGCAGATGCCGGAAGGCGAAGTCGACGATCGTCTGCCCCACGCACTGGCGCGACACCGACTCGAGCATGTCCTTGCCGCGTTGGGTGAGCTTCGACTGGATCGCGTCGGCGGCTTCCGGGTAGGCGGCGATGACGCCGTTGAGCGCATAGCCGACGACGCCCACGAGCGCGCTGCCGTCGGCATACGGCAGCAGTTCCTTGAGGTCGGCCGGCGGTGCGCCGGCGTAGGTGCCGACGATATTCAGTTCGGGCGCGTAGGCCGAGGCCAGCTCGGCCGCCGACGCTGTTGCGCCACCGCCCTGCGAGTATCCCCAGAATGCCACGGGCCCATGGGGATCCAGCGAGGTATCGGGTAGCTTCATGGCCGCCCGGCCGGCGTCGAGGACGGCCTGACCTTCGGCCAGACGGTTGACGTAGGTGTGCATCGAGTCCGTGCCGAGGCCTTGATAGTCGGTCATCACGATGGCGAAGCCGCGGGCCACCAAGGTCGCGACGAACGCTTCCTCGTAGTTGACATGATGTCCCAACCACCCGAGTAATGGATGCCCTGGTTGAACTGGCGCGACGGTGCGCACTGGTTGCCCTGCCCCTGGGTACCCGGCGCATAGACGATCAGCGGACGCGGACCCTTTCCGGTCCAGTCGTTGTACGGCTCGAAGTAGGTGCCGGTGACGGCGATCGGATTCCCACGAGAATCGGTGCTGCGGTGCATGATCCGCGTTCCGGTGGCCATGATGGCGCCCAACTGGCCGGACGGCTCGAGTACCAACCGGCTCGGTTCGGTTCGGATCACATCACCGGGCACACCGGCCGGCAACGGGTCCGGTGGGAGGTAGAACTCTTGGTACTGCAAAACTCATCGCCGGTGTCGGCGAAGGCCGACGTGGTAGATGCGACGAGCGACCCGATCATCAGCATGAGGACGACGACAATCCCGTTGCAAGTGAGTGATCTTTAGTTGGTCACGCGACTTGCACCCCGTCTCGGGGTTGTTCGGCAGCCGGGTGGCTGCCTCCCTTCCGCGCTTCACGGCCACCGGCCGGACGAGGTCCGGTCTTACGGTCGGCTCCACGCTTAACGGCGGCCCCAACTGGGCCGACGACGCTAATGGGTTCCTCGTAGCGTGCGAGGTTGACAGCGGCGTTGTCGTCACGCTGATGGGTGACCGAACAACGGTCGCATTGCCAGCGCTCGGCCCAGCCGATGCCCTGCACATGCCGACACAGGTGACAGGTTTTCGACGACGGGAACCAGCGATCAGCAACCACCAGCTGCGATCCGTACCAACCTGTCTTGTAGGACAGGTGCCGGCGCGGTGTGCCCAGGGCGGCATCGGAGAGCCCGCGCCGTCTGGCGCGGGCACCTGGCAACCCTTTTTGCCGCAGCATCCCGGCAGCGTCCAATCCTTCAACCACGATGAGGCCGTGGGTTTTGGCCAACCGTGTTGTCAGGACGTGCAGGTGATGGGTGCGGACATCATTGACCCGGCGATGCAACCGGGACATCTGCGTGGTGCGCTCACGATATTGGCGTGAGCCTTTCGTGCAGCGCGACCGGGCACGGCTGAGGTGGCGTAACTGCTTCAACGCGGCATCAAGCGGGCGTGGATTGGGCACCTGTTCGATCACGGTGCCGCTCCCATTAGCGACTGTGGCGAGCCGCCGCACCCCTACATCCATACCGACCCGTGAATCAGGCAGCCTCACACGGGGCTGCTGCGGACGCGCCACCAGCACCCGCACACTCGCATCCAACCGGGTGCCGTTGCGCCGCACCGAAATCGCCAGAATCCGCGCCCGGCCCTTGGCGATGAGCCGTTCAACACGGCGGGTGTTCTCGTGCGTGCGGACACAGCCGACCACGGGCAGTGTGAGGTGTCGCCGGTCGGGCTCGACGCGCATCGCCCCGGTCGTGAACGTCAGACGGTCGCAGTCGCGGCCCTTTTTCTTGAACCTCGGGAAACCCACGCGCTTGCCGGCACGCGTACCAGCTCGGCTCTGCTGCCAGTTCCAGTACGCCCTGACCGCACCATCGATACCGTCGGCATACGCCTCTTTCGAGCAGTCCGGCCACCACACCGCGCCGGTGTCGAGGTTGACACACACCTCGTTCTTGACGGTGTTCCACCGTTTCCGCAATACCCGCAGCGACGGTTCCTCGGTCGGGTCTGCTGCACGATCAGGTGACAGTTTCGGTCACGCGGCCTGACTGGCCGGTGCGGTCATAATCGCTTCGAATTCGATCGGGGTCAACCGCCCGAGTCCGGCTTGGCGCCGGCGCCGATGGTAGGTCCGTTCGATCCAAGTGACGATCGCGATCCTCAACTCTTCTCGTGTGCTCCACCGGCGGCGATCGAGCACG encodes:
- a CDS encoding glycoside hydrolase family 6 protein; translation: MSSAACAVARSIAPFLTVASVVAAGLATAPAPTVRLASDGNPLEGHSFYVNPSSKSMRAAKSDPSPELQAIANTPTAYWMDHISSPSVDAKYIATAQAAGTMPILALYGIPHRDCGSYAAGGFGSAGAYKGWIDGVAAAIGGGPAAVILEPDALAMADCLSADQREERYNLMSYAVDTLTRNPGTAVYVDAGHSRWTAADEMANRLNRVGVAKARGFSLNTANFFTTEEEIGYGDAISGMTGGKPYVIDTSRNGAGPAEGEMYWCNPSGRALGAAPTTATGNGNVDAFLWVKRPGESDGACGTGEASAGTFVNQYAIDLVRKAHG
- a CDS encoding sulfotransferase family protein; this encodes MTGWVAPLRTPEALKAYAAAEQDRTARPDRYQLGADAIDIVIGRGTRGAGAAILGDPDEWRPGLAQYLASAEADGRLNALGALTAQRTAAGRLAARAMMTRYLQEHPETENRPVLPPIIITGGWRTGTTFLFRLLDRDPRLRAPLPAELGAPWRLPGDLDSEERDRRLEAAAAGQYMLHVLNPAMAAVHDSGPHLPEECVLGMGTTLRNWGFAATTRLDSYASWLAGQDLAPEYAQHRRMLQILDARDGRRWVVKAPAHTAELSHVIATYPGACIVQLHRDIVETVTSGASLFATYRSTYSDHVDGVDVGRFQTEQTELWLRRALDARATASAVTWHDVQYRDLVADPEATVQRIYAAAQMEPPDIAGMLAEHHRAQPRDGKGKHRYEPAEFGIDPAELRERMRFYTERLALPASHHYVP